The Pseudomonas sp. R4-35-07 genome contains a region encoding:
- the hisD gene encoding histidinol dehydrogenase: protein MTTSTAIARLNAADPDFADHLDHLLSWESVSDDSVNQRVLEIIKAVRERGDAALVDFTRQFDGLDVKSMADLILPRERLELALTRITAPQREALEVAAARVRSYHEKQKQDSWSYTEADGTVLGQKVTPLDRAGLYVPGGKASYPSSVLMNAIPAKVAGVTEVVMVVPTPRGEINELVLAAACIAGVDRVFTIGGAQAVAALAYGTESVPKVDKVVGPGNIYVATAKRHVFGQVGIDMIAGPSEILVVCDGQTDPDWIAMDLFSQAEHDEDAQAILVSPDAAFLDQVAASINKLLPTMERAEIIEKSINGRGALILVRDMEQAIEVANRIAPEHLELSVADPQAWLPSIRHAGAIFMGRHTSEALGDYCAGPNHVLPTSGTARFSSPLGVYDFQKRSSIIFCSPQGASELGKTASVLARGESLSAHARSAEYRILKGE, encoded by the coding sequence CTGCAATTGCCCGACTCAACGCTGCCGACCCGGATTTCGCCGATCATCTGGATCATCTGCTGAGCTGGGAAAGCGTGTCCGATGACTCGGTCAACCAGCGGGTGCTCGAGATCATCAAGGCCGTGCGCGAGCGCGGCGATGCAGCACTGGTGGATTTCACCCGTCAGTTCGACGGCCTGGACGTCAAGTCCATGGCGGACCTGATTCTGCCCCGTGAACGCCTGGAGCTGGCCCTGACGCGCATCACCGCGCCCCAGCGTGAAGCCCTGGAAGTGGCGGCGGCGCGGGTGCGCAGCTATCACGAAAAACAGAAGCAGGATTCCTGGAGCTACACCGAGGCCGACGGCACCGTACTGGGCCAGAAGGTCACGCCGCTGGACCGCGCCGGCCTGTACGTGCCGGGCGGCAAGGCCTCGTACCCGTCTTCGGTGTTGATGAACGCGATTCCGGCCAAAGTGGCAGGCGTGACCGAAGTGGTCATGGTGGTGCCGACCCCGCGTGGTGAAATCAACGAGCTGGTGCTGGCTGCCGCCTGCATTGCCGGGGTCGACCGGGTATTCACCATCGGTGGCGCCCAAGCGGTTGCCGCGTTGGCCTATGGCACCGAAAGCGTACCGAAGGTCGACAAGGTGGTGGGGCCGGGCAATATCTACGTCGCCACCGCCAAGCGCCATGTGTTTGGCCAGGTCGGTATCGACATGATCGCCGGCCCCTCGGAGATCCTGGTGGTGTGTGACGGCCAGACCGACCCGGACTGGATCGCCATGGACCTGTTCTCCCAGGCCGAGCACGACGAAGACGCCCAGGCGATCCTGGTCAGCCCCGACGCCGCGTTCCTTGATCAGGTCGCCGCCAGCATCAACAAGCTGTTGCCGACCATGGAGCGCGCCGAGATCATCGAGAAATCGATCAATGGCCGTGGCGCACTGATTCTGGTCCGCGACATGGAGCAAGCCATCGAAGTGGCCAACCGTATCGCGCCGGAGCACCTTGAGCTGTCCGTAGCGGACCCACAAGCCTGGTTGCCATCGATCCGCCACGCTGGCGCGATCTTCATGGGCCGCCACACCAGCGAAGCCCTGGGCGACTACTGTGCAGGTCCGAACCACGTATTGCCGACCTCCGGCACCGCGCGCTTTTCGTCGCCGCTGGGGGTGTATGACTTCCAGAAGCGTTCATCGATCATCTTCTGTTCGCCCCAGGGCGCGTCCGAATTGGGCAAGACCGCCTCGGTGCTGGCCCGTGGCGAATCGCTGAGCGCCCACGCGCGCAGCGCTGAATATCGCATCCTCAAGGGAGAGTAA
- the hisC gene encoding histidinol-phosphate transaminase, which yields MSKFWSPFVKDLVPYVPGEQPKLTKLIKLNTNENPYGPSPKALEAMRAELNDDLRLYSDPNSDRLKQAVAKYYGVEANKVFLGNGSDEVLAHIFHGLFQHELPLLFPDISYSFYPVYCGLYGIKSDPVPLDEQFQINVADYAKPNGGIIFPNPNAPTGCLLALDAVEQILKANPESVVVVDEAYIDFGGETAITLVDHYPNLLVTQTLSKSRSLAGLRVGLAVGHPDLIEALERVKNSFNSYPLDRLAIVGAAVAFEDREYFEKTCGWVIDSREKLTGQLQAKGFEVLPSAANFIFARHPRHDAAGLAAKLREQGVIVRHFKQERIAQFLRISIGTPEQNQALIDGLGEL from the coding sequence ATGAGCAAATTCTGGAGCCCTTTCGTCAAGGACCTGGTGCCTTACGTGCCCGGCGAGCAGCCAAAGCTGACCAAGCTGATCAAGCTCAATACTAACGAAAACCCCTATGGCCCTTCGCCCAAAGCGTTAGAGGCCATGCGGGCCGAGTTGAACGACGACCTGCGTTTGTACTCGGACCCCAACAGCGACCGACTCAAGCAAGCGGTGGCGAAGTATTACGGCGTCGAGGCGAACAAGGTGTTCCTTGGTAATGGCTCCGATGAAGTCCTGGCGCATATCTTTCACGGCCTGTTCCAGCACGAGTTGCCGCTTTTGTTCCCGGATATCAGCTACAGCTTCTATCCGGTTTACTGCGGTCTTTATGGCATCAAGTCTGACCCTGTGCCGCTGGACGAACAGTTCCAGATCAACGTGGCGGATTACGCCAAGCCCAATGGTGGGATCATCTTTCCCAACCCTAACGCGCCAACCGGTTGCCTGCTGGCGCTGGACGCTGTGGAGCAAATCCTCAAGGCCAACCCGGAATCGGTCGTGGTTGTGGACGAGGCTTATATCGACTTCGGTGGCGAAACTGCAATCACCCTGGTGGATCATTACCCGAACCTGCTGGTGACCCAGACGTTGTCCAAGTCGCGCTCGCTGGCGGGCCTGCGGGTTGGCCTGGCGGTGGGACATCCGGACCTGATCGAAGCGTTGGAGCGGGTCAAGAACAGCTTCAACTCCTACCCGCTGGATCGCCTGGCGATTGTCGGCGCTGCCGTGGCGTTTGAGGACCGTGAATACTTTGAGAAGACCTGCGGGTGGGTGATAGACAGCCGTGAAAAACTCACCGGCCAGTTGCAGGCCAAGGGGTTTGAAGTGTTGCCTTCGGCAGCCAACTTCATCTTTGCGCGCCACCCACGGCATGACGCGGCGGGCCTGGCGGCCAAATTGCGTGAGCAAGGGGTGATCGTGCGGCACTTCAAGCAGGAGCGGATTGCCCAGTTCCTGCGGATCAGCATCGGGACGCCGGAGCAGAACCAGGCGCTGATCGATGGGCTTGGCGAGCTCTAA
- a CDS encoding uracil-xanthine permease family protein: MQDEFNDPLWRQILSGAQMLFVAFGALVLMPLITGLDPNVALFTAGLGTLLFQVVTGRQVPVFLASSFAFITPIILAKGQFGLAATMGGVMAAGFVYTFLGLAVKVKGTGFIDRLLPPVVIGPVIISIGLAMAPIAANMAMGKSGDGAELIHYQTAMLISMPALLTTLIVAVFGKGIFRLVPIISGVLVGFAMSFYFGVVDTAKIAAAPWFALPHFTAPEFNWQAILFIVPVALAPAIEHIGGVIAVGSVTGRDYLKKPGLHRTLLGDGIATTAAGLFGGPPNTTYAEVTGAVMLTKNYNPKIMTWAAVFAISLAFIGKFGALLQSIPVPVMGGILCLLFGSIAAVGMNTLIRHRIDLGEARNLVIVSVTLVFGIGGVLVGTGTGPDDFGLKGIALCAVVAIGLNLLLPGNDGWKHKKPDEPLL, translated from the coding sequence ATGCAGGATGAATTCAACGACCCGCTTTGGCGCCAGATCCTGTCTGGCGCACAAATGCTCTTCGTAGCATTTGGTGCGCTGGTGTTGATGCCGCTGATCACAGGCCTTGATCCAAACGTCGCACTGTTCACCGCAGGCTTAGGCACGCTGCTGTTCCAGGTGGTGACCGGGCGGCAGGTGCCGGTGTTCCTGGCCTCGAGCTTTGCATTCATCACCCCGATCATTCTCGCCAAGGGCCAATTCGGCCTGGCAGCGACCATGGGCGGGGTGATGGCGGCGGGTTTCGTCTATACCTTCCTGGGCCTTGCCGTGAAGGTCAAAGGCACCGGTTTCATCGACCGACTGCTGCCGCCGGTGGTGATCGGCCCGGTGATCATTTCCATCGGCCTGGCCATGGCGCCGATCGCCGCCAATATGGCGATGGGCAAGTCCGGCGACGGCGCCGAGCTGATCCACTACCAGACGGCCATGCTGATCTCGATGCCCGCGCTGCTGACCACCTTGATCGTGGCGGTGTTCGGCAAGGGCATCTTCCGCCTGGTGCCGATCATCTCCGGCGTGCTGGTGGGGTTTGCCATGTCGTTCTACTTTGGCGTGGTCGACACGGCGAAGATCGCCGCCGCGCCGTGGTTCGCCCTGCCCCACTTCACCGCGCCGGAGTTCAACTGGCAGGCCATCCTGTTTATCGTGCCGGTGGCCCTGGCCCCTGCGATCGAGCATATCGGTGGCGTGATAGCGGTCGGCAGCGTGACCGGTCGCGACTACCTGAAGAAGCCCGGCCTGCACCGCACGTTGCTGGGTGACGGGATTGCCACCACGGCCGCCGGCCTGTTTGGCGGCCCGCCCAATACCACCTACGCCGAAGTGACGGGCGCGGTGATGCTGACCAAGAACTACAACCCGAAAATCATGACCTGGGCCGCGGTGTTTGCCATCAGCCTGGCGTTTATCGGCAAGTTCGGCGCGCTGCTGCAGAGCATTCCGGTGCCGGTGATGGGCGGAATTCTGTGCCTGCTGTTCGGCTCAATTGCGGCGGTGGGGATGAATACGCTGATTCGCCACAGGATCGACCTGGGTGAAGCGCGCAACCTGGTGATTGTGTCGGTGACGCTGGTATTCGGGATTGGCGGTGTACTGGTGGGTACCGGCACCGGCCCGGACGATTTCGGCCTCAAGGGCATCGCCTTGTGCGCGGTGGTAGCGATTGGTTTGAACCTGCTGTTGCCGGGCAATGATGGTTGGAAGCACAAAAAGCCGGATGAGCCGTTGCTCTAA
- the upp gene encoding uracil phosphoribosyltransferase has protein sequence MPTREIRHPLIRHKLGLMRRADISTKNFRELAQEVGALLTYEATKDLPLETYEIPGWAGPVQVEKIAGKKITVVPILRAGIGMLEGVLSLIPGAKVSAVGVARNEETLQAHTYLEKLVPEINERLAMIIDPMLATGSSMVATIDLLKKAGCKDIRAMVLVAAPEGIAAVEKAHPDVQIYTASIDERLNEHGYIIPGLGDAGDKIFGTKQKDA, from the coding sequence ATGCCCACTCGCGAGATCCGCCACCCGCTGATCCGACACAAACTCGGCCTTATGCGCCGTGCCGACATCAGCACGAAGAATTTCCGTGAGCTTGCTCAGGAAGTTGGAGCGCTGCTCACTTACGAAGCCACCAAGGACTTACCCTTGGAAACCTACGAGATCCCCGGTTGGGCCGGTCCCGTACAGGTCGAGAAAATTGCCGGTAAGAAAATTACCGTGGTGCCGATCCTGCGCGCCGGTATCGGCATGCTCGAAGGCGTGCTCAGCCTGATCCCGGGCGCCAAGGTCAGCGCCGTCGGCGTGGCCCGCAACGAAGAAACATTGCAGGCCCACACGTACCTGGAAAAACTCGTCCCGGAAATCAACGAACGCCTGGCCATGATCATCGACCCGATGCTCGCCACCGGCAGCTCCATGGTCGCCACCATCGACCTGTTGAAAAAAGCCGGCTGCAAGGACATCCGCGCCATGGTGCTGGTCGCCGCGCCCGAAGGCATCGCCGCCGTCGAAAAAGCGCACCCTGATGTACAGATCTACACCGCCTCCATCGACGAGCGCCTGAATGAACACGGCTACATCATCCCAGGCCTGGGCGATGCCGGTGACAAGATCTTCGGCACCAAGCAGAAGGACGCGTGA
- a CDS encoding hypoxanthine-guanine phosphoribosyltransferase produces MSADLEHIRQIMHEADCLYTEAQVEAAIAKVGAHITREMADTNPVVFCVMNGGLIFAGKLLTHLQFPLEASYLHATRYRNETSGGDLFWKAKPEVSFIDRDVLIIDDILDEGHTLGAIIDFCKHAGARKVHTAVLIDKDHDRKARPELKADFVGLPCIDRYIFGYGMDYKGYWRNANGIYAVKGM; encoded by the coding sequence ATGTCCGCTGATCTCGAGCATATCCGTCAAATCATGCACGAGGCTGACTGCCTGTACACCGAAGCGCAAGTCGAAGCAGCGATCGCCAAGGTCGGCGCGCACATCACCCGCGAAATGGCCGACACCAACCCGGTGGTCTTCTGCGTGATGAACGGTGGCCTGATCTTCGCCGGCAAATTGCTCACTCACCTGCAATTCCCGCTGGAAGCCTCTTATCTGCACGCTACCCGCTATCGCAACGAAACCAGCGGCGGTGATCTGTTCTGGAAGGCCAAGCCGGAAGTTTCGTTTATCGACCGTGACGTGCTGATCATCGATGACATCCTCGACGAAGGGCACACCCTGGGCGCGATCATCGACTTCTGCAAGCATGCCGGCGCGCGCAAAGTGCACACCGCCGTGCTGATCGACAAAGACCACGACCGCAAGGCGCGCCCTGAGCTCAAAGCCGATTTCGTCGGGCTGCCGTGCATCGACCGCTATATCTTCGGTTATGGCATGGACTACAAGGGCTACTGGCGCAACGCCAATGGCATCTACGCGGTTAAAGGAATGTAA
- a CDS encoding WbuC family cupin fold metalloprotein: MARFLDQTLFAELAEKAGASPRGRHHHNFHQMEEPCHRLAVALQPSTYVPPHRHLSADKAETLLVLQGRLGLLIFSDTGEVITKRVMQAGGECAGVDLPPGVFHGLVVLEPDTVMFECKAGPYRPVGEGELADWAPREGDAGVADYQRWMLAQFD; the protein is encoded by the coding sequence ATGGCCCGCTTTCTTGATCAGACGTTATTTGCAGAGTTGGCCGAGAAAGCGGGCGCCAGCCCCCGTGGCCGGCACCACCACAATTTCCACCAGATGGAAGAGCCGTGTCATCGCCTCGCCGTGGCCCTGCAGCCGAGTACCTATGTACCGCCGCATCGGCACCTCAGCGCGGACAAGGCGGAAACCTTGCTGGTGCTCCAGGGGCGACTGGGCCTGCTGATATTCAGCGACACCGGTGAGGTCATCACCAAGCGCGTGATGCAGGCAGGGGGCGAATGCGCGGGCGTCGACCTGCCGCCGGGCGTGTTCCATGGCCTGGTGGTGCTGGAGCCTGATACGGTGATGTTCGAGTGCAAGGCCGGGCCCTATCGACCGGTGGGCGAGGGTGAGTTGGCCGATTGGGCGCCCCGCGAGGGCGATGCCGGTGTGGCTGACTACCAACGCTGGATGCTCGCCCAGTTCGATTGA
- a CDS encoding PA4642 family protein, whose amino-acid sequence MRKDKKQVIGDEIGDDQIKLFLDFEPVDATSPSLHKLIKAYRGLRIDDFERFLGFFKEAGLDLDGKDEHGQTFVDLIKDQRNAAEYIELIDKARG is encoded by the coding sequence ATGCGTAAAGATAAAAAACAGGTGATCGGTGACGAGATCGGCGACGACCAGATCAAATTGTTCCTGGACTTCGAGCCGGTCGATGCGACGTCCCCGTCCCTGCACAAACTGATCAAGGCCTATCGCGGCCTGCGTATCGACGACTTCGAGCGCTTCCTGGGATTCTTCAAGGAAGCCGGTCTGGACCTGGATGGCAAGGATGAGCACGGCCAGACCTTTGTCGACCTGATCAAGGACCAGCGCAACGCCGCCGAGTACATCGAGCTGATCGACAAAGCCCGCGGCTGA
- the mqo gene encoding malate dehydrogenase (quinone), with translation MAHNEAVDVVLVGAGIMSATLAVLLKELDPGLKLEVVELMDSGAAESSNPWNNAGTGHAGLCELNYTPQAADGSIDIKKAVHINTQFEVSKQFWAYLTKKGTFGSSKSFISPVPHLSFVQGENGVAFLKKRFETLSQHHAFSDMHYTEDRSEMAEWMPLMMPGRPLDEKIAATRVMNGTDVNFGALTNQLLSHLTSSADAQVKYCKRVTGLKRNGAGWTVSIKDVNSGNSRDVDAKFVFLGAGGAALPLLQASGIEESKGFGGFPVSGQWLRCDNPEVVRQHQAKVYSQAAVGSPPMSVPHLDTRVVDGKKSLLFGPYAGFTTKFLKHGSFLDLPMSIRAGNIGPMLAVARDNMDLTKYLVSEVRQSMEQRLESLRRFYPEAKAEDWRLEVAGQRVQIIKKDPKKGGVLQFGTELVAAKDGSLAALLGASPGASVTVSIMLDLIERCFPEKAKGEWATKLHEIFPARENVLETDAELYRKINTQNNISLELVDPAGASSLAQNDNDNAAHLV, from the coding sequence ATGGCGCATAACGAAGCAGTCGACGTAGTTCTGGTAGGGGCCGGCATCATGAGTGCCACCCTGGCCGTACTGCTCAAGGAGCTCGACCCCGGCCTCAAGCTGGAAGTCGTTGAGCTGATGGATTCGGGTGCCGCGGAGAGTTCCAACCCGTGGAACAACGCCGGTACCGGCCACGCCGGGCTGTGTGAGCTGAACTACACGCCGCAGGCCGCCGATGGCTCCATCGACATCAAGAAAGCCGTGCACATCAACACCCAGTTCGAGGTGTCGAAACAGTTCTGGGCGTACCTGACCAAAAAAGGCACCTTTGGCTCGTCCAAATCCTTTATCAGCCCGGTCCCGCACCTGAGTTTCGTGCAGGGCGAAAACGGCGTTGCCTTCCTCAAGAAGCGTTTTGAAACCCTCAGCCAGCACCATGCGTTTTCGGACATGCACTACACCGAAGACCGCAGCGAGATGGCCGAGTGGATGCCGCTGATGATGCCGGGCCGCCCGCTGGACGAAAAAATCGCCGCGACCCGCGTGATGAACGGTACTGACGTCAACTTCGGCGCCCTGACCAACCAACTGCTCAGCCACCTGACCAGTTCGGCGGACGCCCAGGTCAAGTACTGCAAGCGCGTCACCGGCCTCAAGCGCAATGGTGCCGGCTGGACCGTCAGCATCAAGGACGTCAACAGCGGCAACAGCCGCGACGTGGATGCCAAGTTCGTCTTCCTCGGCGCCGGCGGTGCGGCACTGCCGCTGCTGCAGGCGTCGGGCATCGAAGAAAGCAAAGGCTTTGGCGGTTTCCCGGTCAGCGGCCAGTGGCTGCGCTGCGACAATCCGGAAGTGGTCAGGCAGCATCAGGCCAAGGTCTATAGCCAGGCCGCCGTGGGCTCGCCACCGATGTCCGTACCGCACCTGGACACTCGCGTGGTGGATGGCAAGAAGTCCCTGCTGTTCGGGCCATACGCCGGGTTCACCACCAAATTCCTCAAGCACGGCTCGTTCCTGGACCTGCCGATGTCGATTCGTGCCGGCAACATCGGCCCGATGCTCGCCGTGGCGCGCGACAACATGGACCTGACCAAGTACCTGGTCAGCGAAGTGCGCCAGTCCATGGAGCAGCGCCTGGAATCCCTGCGCCGTTTCTACCCCGAGGCGAAAGCCGAAGACTGGCGTCTGGAAGTGGCCGGCCAGCGGGTACAGATCATCAAGAAAGACCCGAAGAAAGGCGGCGTGCTGCAATTCGGCACCGAGCTGGTGGCGGCCAAGGATGGTTCGCTGGCGGCGCTGCTGGGTGCCTCGCCGGGCGCTTCGGTGACGGTGTCGATCATGCTTGACCTGATCGAGCGCTGCTTCCCGGAGAAAGCCAAGGGCGAATGGGCGACCAAGCTGCACGAGATCTTCCCGGCGCGCGAGAACGTGCTGGAGACGGATGCCGAGCTGTATCGCAAGATCAATACGCAGAACAACATCAGCCTGGAGCTGGTGGATCCTGCAGGAGCGAGCTCGCTCGCGCAAAACGATAACGATAACGCAGCGCATCTGGTTTGA
- a CDS encoding YajG family lipoprotein produces the protein MLQRLLFGLITVTSLALVGCANSPQQLSPQPKVTAQLAPVGHGQPVSVRVVDGRPSPTLGSRGGLYPETALISVTGEDVLPKLQAQAEAAVRLLGFTPTNTPGAPQLTVTLAELKYQSPKEGLYVTEASIGATFKSDVSAGTRRYSGRYAASLNQRFGMSPNQETNTKLVSDVLSDALTRLFKDPSIGQLLSSQ, from the coding sequence ATGTTGCAACGCCTGTTGTTCGGTTTGATCACTGTGACCAGTTTGGCTTTGGTTGGCTGCGCCAACAGCCCGCAACAACTCAGCCCGCAACCCAAAGTCACGGCGCAGTTGGCCCCGGTCGGTCACGGCCAGCCGGTGTCGGTGCGTGTGGTAGATGGCCGTCCGTCACCTACGCTGGGTTCGCGTGGCGGCCTGTACCCGGAGACCGCGCTGATTTCGGTGACCGGCGAGGACGTGCTGCCCAAGCTGCAGGCCCAGGCTGAAGCCGCTGTGCGCTTGTTGGGCTTTACCCCGACCAACACGCCGGGTGCGCCGCAACTGACCGTCACCCTGGCCGAACTGAAATACCAGTCGCCCAAGGAAGGCCTGTATGTGACCGAAGCGTCCATCGGCGCGACCTTCAAGTCCGACGTCAGCGCCGGTACGCGTCGCTACAGCGGCCGCTACGCCGCATCCCTCAACCAGCGCTTCGGTATGTCGCCGAACCAGGAAACCAACACCAAGCTGGTCAGCGATGTGCTCAGCGATGCCTTGACCCGATTGTTCAAGGACCCAAGCATCGGCCAGTTGCTCAGTTCGCAATAA
- a CDS encoding 1-acyl-sn-glycerol-3-phosphate acyltransferase, with translation MGEFDTIRPYNDSEVPAVLDRLFRDKAFLDILTHFRFPRFAGALGWLLKPMIARKLRREFAGVTTVATLQDKVEYYVDHTIDRATDGVTYTGVEQLKSGSAYLFLANHRDIVMDPAFVNYAVYHAGLPTPRIAIGDNLLQKPFVSDLMRLNKSFIVHRSITGRKEKMAAYQLLSAYINHSIRNDCQSIWIAQAEGRAKDGDDRTESAILKMFHVSRKDEPFAEVIQSLNLTPVSISYEYDPCDAAKARELYIRATTGTYCKAPGEDDVSIALGITGYKGRVHVNFAPPITEHFEDTKLLAAEMDRQILGGYRLFPVHYLAYAQWNDADPQLEVPKAADVFPADELAKAKAEWERRLHECPSEHRPYLVTQYATPVRNQYRVKAGIPL, from the coding sequence ATGGGCGAATTCGATACCATCCGACCTTACAACGACAGCGAAGTCCCGGCAGTGCTGGACCGGCTGTTCCGTGACAAGGCCTTTCTGGACATCCTGACCCACTTCCGCTTCCCGCGCTTCGCCGGCGCGCTGGGCTGGCTGCTCAAGCCGATGATCGCGCGCAAACTGCGCCGTGAATTCGCCGGTGTCACCACCGTGGCGACGCTGCAGGATAAAGTCGAGTATTACGTCGACCATACCATCGACCGCGCGACTGACGGCGTCACCTATACCGGCGTCGAGCAATTGAAATCCGGCAGCGCCTACCTGTTCCTCGCCAACCACCGCGACATCGTGATGGACCCGGCCTTCGTCAACTACGCCGTCTATCATGCCGGCCTGCCGACGCCGCGCATCGCCATCGGCGACAACCTGCTGCAAAAGCCGTTCGTCAGCGACCTGATGCGCTTGAACAAGAGCTTCATCGTGCACCGCTCGATCACCGGGCGAAAGGAAAAGATGGCGGCCTACCAGTTGCTGTCGGCCTACATCAACCATTCGATCCGCAACGACTGCCAGTCGATCTGGATCGCCCAGGCCGAAGGTCGGGCAAAGGATGGGGATGATCGCACCGAATCGGCGATCCTCAAGATGTTCCACGTCAGCCGCAAGGACGAGCCGTTCGCCGAAGTCATCCAGTCGTTGAACCTGACGCCAGTGTCGATCAGCTATGAGTACGATCCGTGCGACGCCGCCAAGGCCCGCGAGCTGTATATCCGCGCCACCACCGGCACCTACTGCAAGGCGCCGGGCGAGGATGACGTGAGTATTGCGCTGGGCATCACCGGCTACAAAGGCCGGGTGCACGTGAACTTCGCGCCGCCAATTACCGAGCACTTCGAAGACACCAAGCTGCTGGCTGCCGAAATGGACCGCCAGATCCTGGGCGGTTATCGGTTGTTCCCGGTGCACTACCTGGCGTATGCCCAATGGAACGATGCCGACCCACAACTGGAAGTGCCCAAGGCCGCAGACGTATTCCCGGCCGACGAACTGGCCAAGGCGAAGGCGGAGTGGGAGCGGCGCTTGCACGAATGCCCATCGGAGCATCGTCCGTACCTGGTGACGCAATATGCGACGCCGGTGCGTAATCAATATCGGGTAAAAGCCGGAATTCCTTTGTAA
- a CDS encoding CPXCG motif-containing cysteine-rich protein, producing MLETALYDCPYCGETVETTVDLSGGDQVYIEDCQVCCRPISFNLQVHDDEWMLETRSENE from the coding sequence ATGCTGGAAACTGCGCTGTACGATTGTCCTTATTGTGGTGAAACGGTCGAAACGACGGTGGACTTGTCCGGCGGTGATCAGGTTTACATCGAGGACTGTCAGGTGTGCTGCAGGCCGATCAGTTTCAACCTGCAGGTGCATGATGATGAGTGGATGCTCGAAACCCGCAGCGAGAACGAATAA
- a CDS encoding putative signal transducing protein, with translation MQRIYEPENLMEGELLQQMLASEGIEAHLVGRHLLGGTGELPIFGLLGLEVDNDQAAYARELITAYNAAQPLPGDEPDSFPDVLVC, from the coding sequence ATGCAGCGAATCTACGAACCGGAAAACCTCATGGAAGGCGAGCTGCTGCAACAGATGCTCGCCAGCGAAGGGATCGAGGCGCACCTGGTGGGGCGCCATTTGCTCGGTGGCACGGGTGAACTGCCGATTTTCGGTTTGCTGGGGCTGGAGGTCGACAATGATCAGGCCGCCTACGCCCGCGAACTCATCACCGCCTATAATGCCGCGCAACCCTTGCCCGGCGACGAACCCGACAGCTTCCCCGACGTATTGGTCTGTTAG
- a CDS encoding SOS response-associated peptidase gives MCGRYALFRWNPAFAALPGFPADQQAQWNISPNDSVLIQRALDGQLTLARARWGLTPPWLTDLSRTPAHARAETLAEQPMFREAFRQRRCLLPANGFYEWRGTQRKRPYWLTPGEGSTLFFAAIWEAYPVQEQVWLSTAVVTQAAQAQRRPLILDEAGQAAWLDPATPLAVLQGLLASEPGALRERVLANMVNDPKLNGPECLTPA, from the coding sequence ATGTGTGGACGTTATGCCCTGTTTCGCTGGAACCCCGCTTTTGCTGCCTTGCCGGGGTTCCCGGCCGACCAGCAGGCCCAGTGGAATATTTCCCCCAATGATTCGGTGCTGATCCAGCGCGCCCTCGACGGCCAGCTCACCCTGGCGCGCGCACGTTGGGGCCTGACGCCGCCCTGGCTCACTGACCTGTCCCGCACGCCGGCCCATGCCCGCGCCGAAACCCTGGCCGAGCAACCGATGTTTCGCGAAGCGTTTCGCCAACGTCGTTGCCTGCTGCCGGCCAACGGGTTTTACGAATGGCGCGGCACCCAGCGCAAACGCCCGTACTGGCTGACGCCGGGGGAGGGCTCCACGTTGTTTTTCGCGGCGATCTGGGAAGCGTATCCGGTGCAGGAGCAGGTGTGGTTGAGTACGGCTGTGGTCACTCAGGCTGCGCAGGCTCAGCGCCGGCCGTTGATCCTGGATGAGGCGGGGCAGGCCGCCTGGTTGGACCCCGCGACACCGCTGGCGGTGCTGCAAGGTCTTCTGGCCAGTGAGCCCGGCGCTTTGCGCGAGCGGGTCCTGGCCAATATGGTCAATGATCCCAAGCTCAATGGTCCGGAGTGCCTGACCCCGGCGTGA